One window of the Manihot esculenta cultivar AM560-2 chromosome 14, M.esculenta_v8, whole genome shotgun sequence genome contains the following:
- the LOC110600221 gene encoding adenylate isopentenyltransferase: MRLPFPTIHSHCTSHALPSLPFSLPFFKPSPRRPPRGVRMDSSDRPISTLSLRRQKDKILVIMGATGCGKSKLSIDLATRFQAEIINSDKMQVYKGLDITTNKIPIHERNGVAHHLLGVFDPLDGEVSASEFRLTAGLAISDILSRQKLPMVVGGSNSFIHALVVDRFNPDLDVFGGASNPVSTQLRYNCCFVWVDVSLPVLEDYLCYRVDEMLESGMPEELSEYYRWEDPASQPGLRKAIGVPEFERYFKRYPPGRAGAGAGGGEWDEAQRREYEEAVREIKENTCELAKRQIGKMMRLKGAGWELQRVDATEAFREAMKVRTASDSSKNNKKKKRKKKRWMEVWERDVVQPSMKIVNRFLEE, from the coding sequence ATGAGACTCCCCTTCCCCACTATTCACTCCCATTGCACTTCCCATGCACTTCCCTCTCTCCCCTTCTCTTTGCCTTTCTTCAAGCCCTCCCCTCGCCGTCCTCCGCGGGGGGTCCGTATGGACTCTTCCGACCGACCCATTTCTACTCTCTCCCTCCGCCGCCAGAAGGACAAGATCCTCGTCATCATGGGAGCCACTGGCTGTGGTAAATCAAAACTCTCTATTGATCTTGCCACCCGGTTTCAAGCAGAAATCATTAACTCCGATAAAATGCAAGTCTACAAAGGACTCGATATAACTACCAACAAAATCCCGATTCACGAGCGTAACGGCGTCGCTCACCATTTGCTAGGCGTCTTTGACCCGCTAGATGGGGAGGTGAGCGCTTCCGAGTTCCGTTTGACGGCTGGGTTGGCTATCTCGGATATTTTATCCAGACAAAAGCTGCCTATGGTAGTTGGTGGGTCCAACTCATTTATTCATGCTCTGGTTGTTGACCGGTTTAATCCCGATTTAGATGTTTTTGGTGGGGCATCGAACCCGGTGTCGACCCAGTTAAGATACAACTGTTGTTTTGTATGGGTGGACGTCTCATTACCTGTCCTCGAGGATTATTTATGCTACAGAGTCGATGAAATGCTGGAGTCGGGGATGCCTGAGGAATTATCGGAGTACTACAGATGGGAAGACCCTGCCAGTCAACCCGGTTTGAGGAAGGCAATAGGAGTGCCAGAATTTGAACGATACTTTAAAAGGTATCCGCCGGGGAGAGCAGGAGCAGGAGCAGGAGGAGGGGAGTGGGACGAGGCACAGAGAAGAGAATACGAGGAGGCGGTGAGGGAGATAAAGGAGAACACGTGTGAACTGGCGAAAAGACAGATAGGTAAAATGATGAGATTAAAAGGGGCGGGATGGGAGCTACAGAGAGTGGACGCGACGGAGGCGTTCAGGGAGGCGATGAAGGTGAGGACGGCGTCAGATAgcagcaaaaataataaaaaaaagaaaagaaagaagaagaggtgGATGGAGGTTTGGGAGAGAGATGTGGTTCAGCCAAGCATGAAGATTGTGAACCGCTTCTTGGAGGAGTAG